The following proteins come from a genomic window of Diorhabda sublineata isolate icDioSubl1.1 chromosome 7, icDioSubl1.1, whole genome shotgun sequence:
- the LOC130446517 gene encoding leucine-rich repeat-containing protein 15-like, which produces MTSYTVFLVFTICLGTLFRYSLACSEIIQNVSIEVEDKDGEWSNITLNGCIQRSNLNGITVKEIRIRHQNISKLGKDYVKHLIKLDTLVFEDCQIESIAQGALRNLPVIRHVEITHNPIKKITGGIFDVFDTIKVLRLNNNQISYITDEALSNMTVTEVNFSHNNFSIWKSVWFAHSPYIEKLDFSFNVITAVPKRAFDGMPVLKELNFEHNKISAIGSGAFRKLSSLQVLNLRSNVLTTINVDVFGDRISINSMNLASNRFNDIPIDIFGKLKLKEISLSRNPWICPCLNKLYNLLFNKRVKVVPADNCKLDHLPICIVNDVCGFPQSNRGIVQFYSIIDKLQDVDRECIGYQ; this is translated from the exons ATGACTTCTTATACAGTTTTTCTGGTTTTTACGATATGTTTGGGAACATTGTTCAGATATAGTTTAGCTTGTAgtgaaattatacaaaatgtgTCTATTGAAGTGGAAGATAAAGATGGAGAGTG GTCTAATATAACTTTGAATGGATGCATACAAAGATCAAATCTTAATGGTATAACAGTCAAGGAGATTCGTATTAGACATCAAAACATTTCCAAATTGGGCAAAGATTACGTGAAGCATTTGATCAAATTGGATACTTTGGTATTTGAAGATTGTCAAATCGAGTCAATAGCACAAGGAGCTCTAAGAAATTTACCAGTCATCAGACATGTTGAAATTACGCACAatcctattaaaaaaattactggaG GTATATTTGACGTATTTGACACAATCAAGGTTCTAAGACTGAACAACAACCAAATAAGTTACATTACCGATGAAGCTCTATCAAATATGACGGTAACCGAAGTAAATTTTAGTCACAACAATTTCTCAATATGGAAAAGCGTTTGGTTCGCTCATTCACCTTATATCGAGAAACTGGATTTTTCTTTCAACGTCATTACAGCTGTACCGAAACGAGCATTTGACGGAATGCCTGTACTGAAAGAACTTAACTTCGAACATAACAAAATATCCGCCATAGGTTCCGGTGCCTTTAGAAAATTATCGTCGCTACAAGTTTTAAATTTGCGCAGTAATGTTTTAACAACAATTAATGTCGATGTATTTGGTGATAGAATATCGATAAACAGTATGAATTTGGCTTCCAATCGCTTTAACGATATAccaattgatatttttggaaaGTTGAAACTTAAAGAAATTTCACTCAGTCGCAATCCATGGATATGTccttgtttaaataaattatataatttgttgtttAATAAAAGGGTTAAAGTTGTGCCGGCCGATAATTGCAAGCTAGATCATTTACCGATTTGTATTGTAAATGACGTATGCGGATTTCCTCAAAGTAATAGAGGCATTGTACAGTTTTATAGTATCATAGATAAATTGCAAGATGTTGATAGAGAATGCATTGGGTATCAATGA
- the LOC130446841 gene encoding coiled-coil domain-containing protein 96-like has product MSDQKLDNPHEEETKSDSKINTPNEQETESVSKIGTPNEEETTDSKIGDPNEQETTDSKAGDLNEVEAISDSKIGTANEQEPVPDSKIETSNEQETLSGEKIDTQDDQNERKSMLDSELETQTEPKSTLEDKTEKYSEFITEKTEPLPYGDFFDDAEPLINKVDAAIIEEELTDLAVEVVEKEEKITRASEKLEKIEKINLPDNVKASSRRVTLVDDKRKSFFNRKSISFRFSITPEGKGNKIFRSSVNYDAFPRLGIEGTKRVSGDFKESSIVEDKTAWLSLLEYTDTDESEEEEEKLEEEEPKREIGEQISRHDYYEKHAKLKQEISARTIENNILQRKIAIYFRRKNMDYAWKDSGHGFENKNLYHQRLEEYSNVIKHDNAKRNTTDTQMQTLRDAIERRSKFLEELFHDFQKKEKDVGLGLIYNKTGTEIPEKLVLQYLNRQKTNLEKLTSMRLVFLQLKRLVTEKESAIQSINTVDEEHRLHDFEKLRDDNKIFSDKIEEKLAELTALRCRNNDTIQILAHLKEKIAAFDSDIMDLKDLLKSVESNVEEVRSRLMHSKKERDAYRTMLVKLQEDSGLLTERVLLKDMERCSQEVNILKEQLKSLTTECGSNIKKIRRIRKLIEERMESSTKKTIQKDKKRIKSFRKRLSKEEPTTFNPILPEGVMDHHYFEQFQPTVTRINLNKQD; this is encoded by the coding sequence ATGTCCGATCAAAAACTCGATAATCCACATGAGGAAGAAACTAAATCGGATTCGAAAATTAATACGCCAAATGAGCAAGAAACTGAGTCGGTTTCGAAAATCGGTACACCAAATGAGGAGGAAACTACAGATTCAAAAATAGGTGATCCGAATGAGCAAGAAACTACGGATTCAAAAGCTGGTGATCTAAATGAGGTAGAAGCTATATCAGATTCGAAAATTGGTACTGCAAACGAGCAAGAACCTGTGCCggattcaaaaattgaaacatcAAATGAGCAAGAAACTCTGTCGGGTGAAAAAATCGATACACAAGATGATCAAAATGAGCGAAAAAGTATGTTAGATTCAGAATTGGAGACCCAAACTGAGCCAAAATCGACACTAGAGgacaaaactgaaaaatattccGAATTCATAACTGAGAAAACCGAACCTTTACCTTATGGCGATTTTTTCGACGATGCGGAAcctttaataaataaagttgaCGCAGCaataattgaagaagaattaacaGATTTAGCCGTTGAAGTAGttgaaaaagaggaaaaaatcaCCCGTGCATCtgaaaaattagagaaaatagaaaaaataaacttaccAGATAATGTTAAGGCCAGTAGTAGAAGAGTAACTCTGGTTGATGATAAGaggaaaagtttttttaacagaaaaagtatttcttttcgtttttcaaTAACTCCAGAAGGTAaaggtaataaaatattcagaagTAGTGTCAACTATGACGCCTTTCCGAGATTAGGAATTGAGGGTACCAAGAGAGTTAGTGGTGATTTTAAAGAAAGTAGCATAGTCGAAGATAAAACTGCATGGTTAAGTCTTTTAGAATATACAGATACTGATGAGTCggaagaagaggaagaaaaattagaagaagaagagcCCAAAAGAGAAATAGGTGAACAGATATCTAGACACGATTATTACGAAAAACATGCGAAACTTAAACAAGAAATTTCGGCACGTACAATAGAAAATAACATTCTCCAAAGAAAAATCGCcatatattttagaagaaaaaatatggatTATGCTTGGAAAGATTCTGGACATGGTTTCGAAAACAAAAACCTATACCACCAGCGTTTAGAAGAGTATTCAAATGTTATTAAACACGATAATGCCAAACGAAACACAACAGATACACAAATGCAAACTCTTAGAGATGCAATAGAGCGTAGAAGTAAATTTTTGGAAGAATTATTCcacgattttcaaaaaaaagaaaaagatgtaGGCCTTGgtctaatttataataaaacaggTACTGAAATTCCCGAAAAACTCGTTCTACAATATCTGAATCGACAAAAAACAAACTTGGAAAAATTAACTTCTATGAGATTAGTATTTTTACAACTGAAACGATTGGTTACAGAAAAAGAATCAGCAATACAATCTATAAATACAGTTGATGAAGAGCATCGTTTACACGATTTCGAGAAATTGAGAGacgacaataaaatattttccgacaaaattgaagagaaattaGCCGAGCTGACTGCATTGAGATGTAGAAATAACGATACTATACAAATCCTTGCTCACCTCAAAGAAAAAATAGCAGCTTTCGATTCTGACATAATGGACTTGAAAGATCTCCTAAAGTCTGTTGAATCCAATGTGGAAGAAGTAAGATCGCGTCTAATGCATTCAAAAAAAGAAAGAGACGCGTATCGTACAATGCTCGTTAAATTACAAGAAGACTCAGGTCTACTAACAGAACGAGTATTACTCAAAGATATGGAGCGTTGTTCACAAGAAGTGAATATACTTAAAGAGCAGCTGAAAAGTTTAACCACCGAATGCGGctctaatattaaaaaaatcaggCGCATACGTAAATTAATCGAAGAACGTATGGAATCTTCTACAAAGAAAACCATACAGAAAGATAAAAAGCGTATAAAAAGTTTCCGGAAAAGACTGAGTAAAGAAGAACCAACTACTTTTAATCCCATTCTACCTGAAGGTGTGATGGATCATCATTATTTCGAACAATTTCAGCCCACCGTAACTAGAATTAACTTAAACAAGCAAGATTAG